In Microvenator marinus, one genomic interval encodes:
- a CDS encoding MalY/PatB family protein, whose product MKAEIDFDVLIERAGSGCEKYDSRLETFGRADVVPLWVADMDFAAPACAREALEGRVNHPIYGYAKAPDSLFEAFCGWHERRHQWRIDPAHVLWSPGTVPILVAAILALTEPGDSVLVPSPVYPPFFASAESNGRKLITSPLLVEDGVYHLDFEHLEEQAAVSKVLLLCSPHNPVGRVWRPEVLDRLAEIAVRHQMVIVSDEVHADLVFSGHQHTPFALRAPPELRLVSAVSQAKTFNLSGMGLSAAVVSNPADHEAIRQVFERLHLNPYNPLSMAAYEAAYRGADAWVDALMVYLHGNRQWLYETLSDAPELQPYMPDATYLMWVDARQMGKDDTELQHYFVEEKGLGLTSGHLFGPGGSGHLRVNFGTRREILRSIAI is encoded by the coding sequence ATGAAGGCTGAGATCGACTTCGATGTGCTCATCGAGCGCGCAGGCTCAGGTTGTGAAAAATACGACTCTCGCCTTGAGACTTTTGGCCGCGCCGATGTGGTCCCGCTCTGGGTGGCCGACATGGATTTTGCGGCGCCGGCGTGTGCCCGCGAGGCCTTAGAAGGCCGAGTCAATCATCCGATTTACGGGTACGCCAAGGCACCCGATAGCCTTTTTGAGGCGTTCTGCGGGTGGCATGAGCGGCGGCATCAGTGGCGTATCGATCCTGCGCACGTGCTCTGGTCGCCGGGCACCGTCCCAATCCTTGTCGCAGCCATTCTCGCGCTCACCGAGCCGGGCGACTCAGTCCTCGTGCCCTCGCCCGTCTATCCTCCGTTTTTTGCGAGCGCCGAGTCGAACGGTCGAAAGCTCATCACCAGCCCACTGCTCGTTGAAGATGGGGTCTACCACTTGGACTTCGAGCACCTGGAAGAGCAGGCGGCGGTCTCCAAAGTCCTTCTCCTCTGCAGCCCTCATAACCCGGTTGGTCGCGTCTGGCGCCCCGAAGTGCTCGACCGTCTGGCTGAGATCGCGGTTCGCCATCAGATGGTCATCGTCAGTGATGAAGTCCACGCAGACCTGGTGTTTTCTGGGCATCAACACACCCCGTTCGCCTTGCGAGCCCCACCCGAGTTGCGGCTTGTGAGCGCTGTCTCGCAGGCCAAGACCTTCAATCTTTCGGGCATGGGACTAAGTGCGGCAGTGGTCTCAAACCCTGCAGATCACGAGGCGATTCGCCAGGTGTTTGAGCGCCTCCACCTCAACCCCTACAACCCTCTCTCGATGGCTGCCTATGAGGCGGCGTACCGCGGGGCTGACGCGTGGGTTGATGCCTTGATGGTCTATTTGCACGGAAACCGCCAGTGGCTCTACGAGACGCTCTCAGACGCCCCTGAACTCCAACCATACATGCCTGACGCGACGTATCTGATGTGGGTGGATGCGCGCCAAATGGGTAAAGACGATACCGAGTTGCAGCACTACTTCGTAGAGGAAAAGGGACTCGGTTTAACCTCGGGCCACCTCTTCGGACCTGGCGGAAGCGGGCACCTCCGCGTGAACTTTGGGACTCGGAGAGAGATACTTCGTTCCATAGCCATTTGA
- the ovoA gene encoding 5-histidylcysteine sulfoxide synthase, whose translation MTLTRTPNLRSGDESQMRKQVREYFISTYERYESLFECLNCDKAYYEKPISLRHPLIFYLGHTATFFVNKLTLTRLLTERVNESFESVFAVGVDEMSWDDLNDAHYEWPSVADVMAYRQRVKELVLDIIDTAPLSLPIDWENPWWTILMCIEHERIHLETSSVLIRQQNLEWVTPHQAWRPIEDFGPAPANVLRPVEAGQVVVGKDLDSPTYGWDNEYGEHRAEVPGFEASRYLVSNKEFLDFVEAGGYQSPEYWSAEGQKWLEFSKRSAPEFWRRKTVDGKPEWHLRLMTKEIPMPWSWPAETNFLEAEAFCNWKAEQSGKPIRLPTEDEWFRLYDISDVQVRPETAWNANIHLDHGASSCPVNRFQHGDFFDVIGNVWQWTQTPIYPFDGFKVHPIYDDFTVPTFDSKHNLMKGGSWISCGNEAEPSARYAFRRHFFQHAGFRYVSGALKQTAPTSHYETDVLMSEYAEFHYGDEYFGVPNFPRALVELLAPYFKGRKTGKALDLGCASGRASFELARYFDEVLGIDFSVRFIDQGVQIGREGLLRYTLVDEGDLRIFKTRTLAELGLDDVRLPDFAQGDACNLKPNYTDFDLVFAANLIDRLYEPAKFLDDIHTRIRPGGLLMIASPYTWLEQHTPKSAWIGGYKKDGENVTTLDGLKKHLEPNFRLLDPPKQVPFVIRETSNKFQHSLSNVTVWERHEG comes from the coding sequence GTGACCTTGACCCGAACTCCAAACCTGAGAAGTGGCGATGAATCCCAAATGCGAAAGCAAGTCCGGGAGTACTTCATCTCAACCTACGAGCGTTATGAGTCGCTCTTTGAGTGCCTAAACTGCGATAAGGCCTACTACGAAAAGCCGATATCATTGCGCCATCCGCTGATCTTCTACCTCGGCCATACGGCAACGTTTTTCGTCAACAAACTCACGCTGACACGCCTGCTCACCGAGCGCGTGAATGAGTCGTTTGAATCGGTATTCGCGGTCGGTGTGGATGAGATGAGCTGGGACGACCTGAATGACGCTCACTACGAGTGGCCGAGCGTCGCAGATGTCATGGCTTATCGCCAACGCGTCAAAGAACTTGTGCTCGATATCATCGATACAGCCCCGCTGAGCCTACCCATCGACTGGGAGAACCCGTGGTGGACGATTCTGATGTGTATTGAACACGAACGCATCCATCTCGAAACGTCGTCGGTGTTGATCCGTCAGCAAAATCTGGAGTGGGTGACGCCGCATCAAGCGTGGCGGCCTATTGAGGACTTCGGGCCCGCGCCAGCCAACGTGTTGCGCCCCGTAGAAGCGGGACAGGTCGTGGTCGGTAAAGACCTCGATTCGCCCACCTATGGTTGGGATAACGAATACGGCGAACACCGCGCTGAGGTCCCGGGATTTGAGGCGAGCCGGTACTTGGTGAGCAATAAGGAGTTCTTGGATTTTGTGGAAGCTGGCGGGTATCAAAGCCCCGAGTACTGGAGCGCCGAAGGCCAGAAATGGCTCGAGTTTAGCAAACGCTCCGCGCCTGAGTTCTGGCGCCGAAAGACGGTTGATGGGAAGCCTGAATGGCACCTTCGCCTGATGACGAAAGAGATTCCAATGCCATGGAGTTGGCCGGCCGAGACCAACTTCCTCGAGGCGGAAGCATTTTGTAATTGGAAGGCGGAGCAAAGTGGAAAACCAATTCGACTACCGACCGAGGATGAGTGGTTTCGGCTCTACGATATTTCAGACGTGCAGGTCCGCCCAGAGACCGCATGGAACGCCAACATTCACCTCGATCACGGCGCATCGTCATGCCCAGTTAACCGATTTCAGCACGGGGATTTCTTTGATGTGATCGGCAATGTCTGGCAGTGGACGCAGACCCCGATCTATCCGTTTGACGGCTTCAAAGTTCATCCGATTTACGACGATTTCACAGTACCCACCTTCGACAGCAAACATAACCTGATGAAGGGCGGCTCCTGGATCTCTTGCGGTAACGAAGCCGAGCCATCGGCGCGTTATGCGTTTCGCCGCCACTTCTTCCAGCATGCCGGATTCCGCTACGTCTCTGGCGCACTCAAACAAACCGCGCCGACCTCGCACTATGAGACCGACGTCTTGATGTCCGAGTACGCGGAGTTCCATTACGGCGATGAGTACTTCGGTGTGCCGAATTTCCCGCGCGCGCTGGTCGAGCTTCTGGCCCCCTACTTCAAGGGCCGAAAGACTGGCAAGGCGCTCGACCTCGGGTGTGCTTCGGGCCGCGCGAGCTTCGAGTTGGCGCGGTATTTTGACGAGGTTTTGGGCATTGATTTCTCGGTGCGATTCATTGACCAGGGAGTACAAATTGGGCGCGAAGGCCTCTTGCGCTACACCCTGGTGGACGAAGGCGACCTGCGCATCTTCAAGACCCGCACACTCGCCGAGTTAGGCCTCGATGACGTGCGACTGCCGGACTTCGCGCAGGGTGATGCGTGTAATCTCAAACCGAATTACACCGACTTCGACCTCGTCTTCGCGGCCAATCTCATCGACCGACTCTATGAACCCGCAAAGTTCCTGGATGACATCCATACCCGCATCCGGCCCGGCGGCCTCTTGATGATCGCCTCGCCTTACACCTGGCTTGAGCAGCATACGCCCAAGTCCGCGTGGATTGGTGGGTACAAGAAGGACGGCGAAAATGTCACGACGCTCGATGGCCTCAAGAAACACCTCGAGCCAAATTTCCGCTTGTTGGACCCGCCCAAACAGGTGCCTTTCGTGATTCGTGAGACAAGCAATAAGTTCCAGCATTCGTTGTCCAATGTCACGGTCTGGGAGCGGCATGAAGGCTGA
- a CDS encoding efflux RND transporter periplasmic adaptor subunit, which yields MKNLLFLGLVLGLLSACQDSTEHPEATPATGLDARLSFTEARAPTKASALRLLGQVEVPSSAQWVVGPSVEARLVAWEVTTGSKVEVGTTLATLVSPELGDLASVENELRRVVGQREKNIGRLKESVDAGFKSSESLYDAELSLSEARAQLQRVQQQLGVRNANIRRGQKSQWEWVSPVDGLVTDIDCAPGGLYSAESRCITIVAADAPRLRVDVSETEVAKLAGYTPSARWMPAGASEAMSLEFDRRSAGFDSVTRTQALYFKGVGLTVGASGSVELEIPAPKGAVLVPRMSVVEVQGTPSVFVDKGGERPEAVAVEDVGRSGEDRLVTGIAVGDKVVARGAFALKSALAFE from the coding sequence ATGAAAAACCTACTCTTTTTAGGGCTCGTCCTGGGCCTGCTTTCAGCCTGTCAGGATAGCACTGAGCACCCGGAGGCCACACCGGCCACGGGATTGGATGCCCGGCTCAGCTTCACCGAGGCGCGTGCGCCGACCAAGGCCAGCGCTTTGCGTTTGCTGGGTCAGGTCGAGGTCCCTTCGAGCGCGCAATGGGTCGTGGGGCCTTCGGTTGAGGCGCGCCTTGTGGCCTGGGAGGTCACCACAGGCTCGAAGGTCGAGGTGGGCACGACGCTGGCTACGCTTGTGAGTCCGGAACTTGGCGACCTCGCGAGTGTGGAGAACGAGCTGCGCCGCGTGGTGGGTCAACGCGAAAAGAATATCGGCCGTCTCAAAGAGTCGGTGGATGCTGGCTTTAAGTCCTCCGAGTCGCTCTACGACGCGGAACTCTCTTTGAGTGAGGCACGCGCTCAGTTGCAGCGTGTCCAGCAGCAACTCGGCGTCCGAAATGCGAATATTCGGCGCGGCCAGAAGAGCCAGTGGGAGTGGGTGTCGCCCGTGGATGGGCTTGTCACGGATATCGACTGTGCGCCGGGCGGTCTCTACAGCGCGGAGTCGCGCTGTATCACGATTGTTGCAGCTGATGCGCCTCGGCTTCGCGTCGACGTCTCGGAGACGGAGGTTGCGAAGCTGGCCGGCTACACGCCGAGCGCACGCTGGATGCCAGCCGGTGCAAGTGAAGCGATGAGCCTTGAGTTCGACCGCCGTTCAGCTGGCTTTGACTCGGTCACGCGTACCCAAGCGCTCTACTTCAAAGGCGTTGGACTGACGGTGGGAGCGAGCGGCTCGGTGGAGCTGGAAATCCCGGCGCCGAAGGGTGCCGTGCTGGTACCGAGGATGTCGGTCGTCGAGGTTCAGGGGACACCGAGTGTCTTTGTGGACAAGGGCGGCGAGAGACCCGAGGCCGTTGCTGTGGAAGACGTGGGTCGGTCTGGTGAAGACCGGCTCGTGACGGGGATTGCCGTGGGCGACAAGGTCGTCGCTCGTGGCGCCTTTGCCCTTAAAAGCGCGCTTGCGTTCGAGTGA
- a CDS encoding efflux RND transporter permease subunit, producing MWLLHRIIELSVRHRTFVLFGVLAFVFVGVWGVSQARFDAFPDLTNVQVQVLTASAGMASEEVELLVTLPIERELSGIPGVQELRSLSRTGISAVTVVFVDGTDIWHARQLVKERLDAAREAIPETAGTPAIGPPATGLGEVYQFTVASDRHTKYELYRIYERDIAPRLVAVDGVVEVNAWGGGTPQLDVNLDPYRLAARGMTAGEVAEGIQSALGLVTGGAMVDGPEQILVRAISNPTSPDEVEAIVLRVDDAGRPIYVRDVAEVVESGALTVGMGSADGRGEVLFAMAQLLTGADALSVVDDLRDRMETVKEALPDGVQVEVIYDRKKLVGSTLFTVGKSLAEGGLLVILVLLLMLGDVRSGLLVASVIPLSMLGAFLGLNLLGYSGNLMSLGAIDFGLIVDGTIVVAESIVALELVRREDLREKVIERTRSVAGPVLFAVGILILVYIPILTMTGVEGKLFRPMALTVLLALTTALILSFTYIPAAASILVRPKGHQQTWLTAKLESLYTPTLRAAMHRPFAAVSAALGVLAVSVVAAMTMGVEFVPQLQEGDIVVQTARVPSISAEQALEDVSRIERLLGEFPEVARVASRSGAPALATDPMGLEESDILVKLHPMSEWTTGRTQEELVQAMSERLEGEELGAELTFTQPIEMRFNELLEGITSDVGVKVFGPELGTLMAISQDVAAQLESVEGAADVSAPTIEGVPGLEARLQPDRIQVLGASTENILMLVAGVQRGTEIGSVQRGQFRDPIVMKTAWDAGVPISDMPIATRHGGGTSMGSIADVLNVTTPATIEREAGSRRFVVESNVRGRDLGSFVREAQDRVAQNVKLPDGYWLEWSGKYEQLRSAATRTAITVPIILFLILGVLYVAFRDWRSALLIFLNVPVAASGGIIALWSRGLPVSMSAIVGLIALFGIAVMNGIVLLSRTRELHQMMSAAEAATRSASERFRPVLMTAFVAGIGFLPMALQVGIGAEVQRPLATVVIGGLVTSTLLTLVVLPTLYARFGRRSEEPRAAE from the coding sequence ATGTGGTTATTGCACCGGATCATAGAGCTCAGCGTACGCCACAGGACATTTGTCCTCTTTGGGGTTCTGGCTTTTGTGTTCGTGGGCGTTTGGGGCGTCTCTCAGGCGCGATTTGACGCGTTTCCTGACCTGACGAACGTGCAGGTTCAAGTCTTGACGGCATCCGCCGGGATGGCGAGCGAGGAGGTCGAGCTCCTGGTCACGTTGCCGATCGAGCGTGAGTTGAGTGGTATTCCGGGCGTGCAGGAGCTTCGGAGTCTTTCGCGCACGGGAATCTCAGCGGTGACGGTGGTCTTTGTGGACGGCACCGATATCTGGCACGCCCGCCAGCTGGTCAAGGAGCGTCTTGATGCGGCTCGAGAGGCGATTCCGGAGACCGCTGGGACCCCTGCGATTGGCCCGCCTGCAACCGGGCTTGGCGAGGTCTATCAGTTCACGGTGGCATCCGATCGCCACACCAAATACGAGCTCTATCGGATTTACGAGCGGGACATCGCCCCGCGCCTTGTGGCGGTGGATGGCGTGGTGGAGGTGAATGCCTGGGGCGGTGGCACGCCTCAGTTGGACGTGAACCTTGACCCTTATCGCTTGGCAGCGCGCGGCATGACGGCGGGCGAGGTAGCGGAAGGAATCCAGAGTGCGCTGGGTCTGGTCACGGGCGGCGCGATGGTGGATGGCCCTGAGCAGATCTTGGTGCGTGCGATTTCGAACCCGACCTCGCCTGACGAGGTTGAGGCGATTGTCCTGCGTGTGGACGATGCTGGCCGGCCCATCTACGTCCGCGATGTCGCGGAGGTGGTGGAGTCGGGGGCGCTGACGGTGGGCATGGGCTCGGCCGATGGGCGCGGCGAGGTTCTCTTCGCGATGGCGCAGTTGCTGACTGGGGCGGACGCATTGAGCGTGGTCGATGACCTGCGTGACCGCATGGAGACCGTGAAGGAGGCGTTGCCTGACGGGGTTCAAGTCGAGGTGATTTACGACCGCAAGAAGCTCGTCGGGAGCACGCTCTTCACCGTGGGCAAGTCTTTGGCAGAGGGTGGTTTGCTCGTGATTCTGGTCTTGCTTCTGATGCTCGGCGATGTGCGAAGCGGGCTTCTGGTGGCATCGGTGATCCCGCTGAGCATGTTGGGGGCTTTCCTTGGCCTGAATCTGCTCGGATATTCGGGGAACTTGATGTCTTTGGGCGCCATCGATTTTGGTCTGATCGTCGACGGGACGATCGTGGTGGCGGAGAGTATCGTGGCGCTAGAGTTGGTGCGCCGCGAGGATTTAAGAGAGAAGGTCATCGAGCGCACGCGCAGTGTGGCGGGTCCAGTGCTCTTTGCGGTGGGGATCCTGATTCTGGTCTATATCCCGATTCTGACGATGACAGGGGTGGAAGGGAAACTCTTCAGGCCGATGGCGTTGACGGTCCTCTTGGCGCTGACGACGGCTCTGATCCTGAGCTTCACGTATATCCCGGCGGCGGCTTCGATTCTGGTCCGTCCTAAAGGACATCAACAGACCTGGCTCACGGCCAAATTGGAGTCTCTCTACACACCAACGCTACGCGCGGCGATGCACCGGCCCTTTGCGGCGGTATCGGCTGCTCTGGGCGTTTTGGCTGTCAGCGTGGTTGCGGCCATGACGATGGGCGTTGAGTTTGTGCCTCAGCTCCAGGAGGGCGATATCGTGGTGCAGACCGCGCGCGTGCCAAGTATTTCTGCTGAGCAAGCGCTTGAAGATGTGTCGCGAATCGAGCGACTTCTGGGGGAATTTCCAGAGGTTGCTCGCGTGGCGAGCCGCAGTGGTGCCCCCGCCTTGGCGACGGACCCGATGGGGCTGGAGGAGTCGGATATTCTGGTGAAGTTACACCCGATGTCGGAGTGGACGACGGGGCGCACGCAGGAGGAGTTGGTCCAGGCGATGTCCGAGCGGCTGGAGGGCGAGGAGTTGGGGGCGGAGCTGACGTTTACGCAACCCATCGAGATGCGTTTTAATGAGCTTCTGGAGGGGATCACGAGTGATGTGGGCGTGAAGGTCTTTGGGCCGGAGCTGGGCACTCTGATGGCGATTTCTCAGGACGTTGCAGCTCAGTTGGAGTCGGTCGAAGGGGCCGCGGATGTGAGTGCGCCTACCATCGAAGGGGTTCCCGGGCTGGAGGCACGCTTGCAGCCAGACCGAATTCAGGTGCTCGGCGCGTCCACGGAAAATATCTTGATGTTGGTTGCCGGGGTTCAGCGAGGTACGGAAATTGGCTCCGTCCAGCGGGGGCAGTTTCGCGATCCGATCGTGATGAAGACGGCCTGGGACGCGGGTGTGCCGATTTCCGATATGCCGATCGCGACGCGTCATGGTGGCGGGACGTCGATGGGTTCGATTGCGGATGTGCTGAATGTGACGACACCTGCGACGATCGAGCGTGAGGCAGGGAGCCGTCGCTTTGTGGTGGAATCAAATGTGCGCGGTAGGGATTTGGGCAGCTTTGTGAGAGAGGCACAGGACCGCGTGGCTCAGAATGTGAAGCTTCCCGACGGCTACTGGCTTGAATGGTCGGGGAAGTACGAGCAACTGCGCTCTGCTGCGACCCGAACGGCGATCACGGTGCCGATTATCTTGTTCCTGATTCTGGGTGTGCTTTACGTGGCGTTTCGTGACTGGCGCAGCGCGCTGCTGATTTTCCTAAATGTGCCGGTAGCAGCGTCCGGCGGGATCATCGCCTTGTGGTCCCGAGGGCTGCCGGTATCGATGAGTGCGATCGTCGGTTTGATCGCGCTCTTCGGGATCGCGGTCATGAACGGCATCGTGCTCCTGAGTCGGACACGTGAGCTCCATCAGATGATGAGCGCCGCTGAGGCTGCGACCCGGAGCGCTTCAGAACGTTTCCGTCCGGTCTTAATGACGGCGTTCGTGGCGGGGATCGGTTTCCTTCCGATGGCCCTTCAGGTCGGGATCGGGGCTGAGGTCCAGCGCCCGCTTGCGACCGTGGTGATTGGTGGTTTGGTAACGAGTACCCTCTTGACCCTCGTGGTCCTCCCCACGCTTTATGCGCGGTTCGGTCGACGCTCAGAAGAACCGCGGGCCGCCGAATGA
- a CDS encoding response regulator transcription factor, producing the protein MLVLIVEDDDRVAQFLHRGLREEGHTVDRCATGEDALRQGPSQPYDIVLLDWSLPDTDGITVLRRWREAGMTAPVIMLTARSGVDATVLALDAGADDYIEKPFSFEELLARMRAHARRNDQTGESNAVHVGNATVDLRKRVVLRDGLEHELTSREFDLLDLFLKHRGEVLSRSAILDRVWGMSHDPNTNVVDVYVRYLRSKLDSEQSEGSVIETVRGRGYRLRNGDEA; encoded by the coding sequence ATGCTCGTGTTGATAGTGGAGGATGATGACCGCGTTGCGCAGTTCCTGCATCGCGGCTTGCGGGAGGAGGGGCATACCGTCGATCGCTGCGCCACAGGGGAAGATGCGCTGAGGCAAGGGCCGAGTCAGCCGTACGATATCGTACTCCTGGATTGGTCGCTTCCGGATACGGACGGCATCACGGTGTTGCGGCGCTGGAGAGAGGCCGGGATGACGGCGCCAGTGATCATGCTGACGGCCCGAAGCGGTGTGGATGCCACGGTGCTCGCGCTCGATGCGGGTGCCGATGACTATATCGAAAAACCGTTCAGCTTTGAGGAACTCCTGGCGCGGATGCGGGCGCATGCGCGTCGAAACGATCAGACGGGCGAGTCGAATGCAGTGCATGTGGGCAACGCGACAGTGGACCTTAGAAAGCGCGTGGTGTTGCGCGACGGGCTTGAGCACGAGCTAACCTCCCGTGAATTTGACCTGCTCGACCTCTTTCTAAAGCATCGCGGTGAGGTGCTGAGCCGCAGCGCGATTTTGGATCGTGTCTGGGGTATGTCGCATGATCCGAACACGAATGTGGTGGACGTCTACGTGCGCTATCTGCGCTCAAAGCTGGATTCGGAGCAGAGTGAAGGGTCGGTGATCGAGACTGTGCGCGGTCGTGGTTACCGACTCCGCAATGGAGACGAAGCTTGA
- a CDS encoding sensor histidine kinase, with translation MSTLPTLRSLIARRVGLVFAVCVALFTLIVSLVVHHQVHAQTDAMLLQLAESESQGVLEQFATGVHVHDTSLRLPSLNSPVVEMSSVAYGLDRHVIAATSNFRQHELPEVWTQGLKRGGDFNVFNDPTSDLRVAAVAAQTPDGAILVFAMAVPHGLIDAAVYRTILLIALLALGMLIAMLIASNWVARQIAEDLQELSTVCAEFKDAPEQLEDWLARFDGSARSTCETAMLAKTVRELLSRLQRLVDVQNRFVAEASHELRTPLTALQGQLELALRRERDAETYREFIENARIDAKRLADLAEHLLEAARARIEELRPEELDLGDALQASVSRNEAMLREAGIDVVLESDDSRVCADPIATARVLDNLIGNAVRHSRATTLRLTSKGGVLNIEDDGRGLPEIVRQNLFVPFAQRKGDGHGLGLFIAARLMEKQHGRLELVEGDGTRWRCTFDQKCADDHKPQAS, from the coding sequence TTGAGTACTCTACCCACATTGCGCTCACTGATCGCGCGTCGGGTAGGGCTGGTCTTTGCCGTCTGCGTGGCCCTATTCACGTTGATCGTGAGTCTGGTCGTACACCATCAGGTCCATGCCCAAACCGATGCAATGCTCTTGCAGCTCGCCGAGTCCGAGTCTCAGGGGGTCTTGGAGCAATTTGCGACAGGCGTGCATGTCCACGACACTTCTTTGCGCTTGCCCTCGCTCAATTCGCCGGTGGTGGAGATGTCATCGGTGGCCTACGGCCTTGATCGCCACGTGATCGCAGCGACGTCCAATTTCCGGCAGCACGAGCTCCCCGAAGTCTGGACTCAAGGCCTTAAGCGCGGCGGTGACTTCAACGTCTTCAACGACCCGACCTCGGATCTCCGGGTGGCTGCGGTAGCGGCCCAGACGCCAGATGGGGCGATCCTTGTCTTTGCGATGGCGGTGCCACACGGTCTTATCGATGCGGCTGTGTATCGGACGATTCTGCTCATCGCTTTGCTCGCCCTCGGGATGTTGATTGCGATGTTGATCGCCTCGAACTGGGTGGCGCGGCAGATCGCGGAGGACCTGCAGGAGCTGAGCACGGTATGTGCCGAGTTCAAGGATGCGCCGGAGCAGCTCGAAGACTGGCTCGCGCGCTTTGATGGCTCGGCGCGGTCCACTTGCGAAACCGCCATGCTCGCGAAGACGGTGCGCGAGCTTTTGAGCCGACTGCAGCGCCTGGTCGATGTGCAGAATCGGTTTGTAGCGGAGGCGTCTCACGAGCTCCGGACTCCACTCACGGCGCTTCAGGGGCAGCTAGAACTTGCGCTTCGGCGTGAGAGGGATGCCGAGACCTACCGTGAGTTCATCGAGAACGCGCGTATCGATGCAAAGCGCCTGGCTGATCTTGCTGAACATCTTCTGGAGGCTGCGAGGGCGCGTATTGAGGAGTTGCGGCCCGAAGAGCTTGACCTGGGGGATGCCTTGCAGGCGTCCGTCTCGCGCAATGAGGCTATGCTTCGTGAGGCGGGAATCGATGTTGTGCTTGAGTCTGATGATTCCAGGGTTTGTGCGGATCCCATCGCGACCGCACGCGTCCTGGATAACTTGATTGGAAACGCTGTGCGTCATAGTCGCGCGACCACCTTGCGATTAACGAGTAAGGGCGGCGTCCTGAACATCGAAGATGACGGCCGTGGTTTGCCGGAGATCGTGCGCCAAAACTTATTCGTTCCTTTTGCTCAGCGAAAAGGGGATGGGCATGGACTAGGTCTCTTCATTGCAGCGAGGCTGATGGAGAAACAACATGGCCGTCTTGAGTTGGTTGAGGGGGATGGAACGCGATGGCGCTGCACCTTCGATCAGAAATGCGCGGATGATCACAAGCCGCAAGCCAGCTAG
- a CDS encoding cytochrome b/b6 domain-containing protein: MADTFQKPKSGALRIWHWANSIAIFGLLATGLLRKSYMSWRPMAATIESKTAEAGVAVTPELAREIAIAIRTPMWENHYLFGFALAALLLMRVVLAFMSGQTHTLQDLKDAIASRDKHAIAVKGLYLAFYGVVAFMVVSGLLLRFKTELGLSKELSGLLKDGHEFFLWGFVGFVALHIAGVFVTELRGEHGLVSRMIHGGQKS; the protein is encoded by the coding sequence ATGGCGGATACATTCCAAAAACCCAAGAGTGGCGCCCTCAGAATTTGGCACTGGGCAAACTCGATCGCGATCTTCGGCCTCCTTGCCACGGGACTCCTGCGCAAGTCCTACATGAGCTGGCGCCCCATGGCGGCAACCATCGAGTCCAAGACGGCCGAGGCTGGCGTCGCGGTCACACCCGAGCTCGCACGCGAAATCGCGATCGCGATTCGCACTCCCATGTGGGAAAACCACTACCTCTTTGGCTTTGCCCTCGCAGCCCTCCTCCTGATGCGCGTGGTGCTCGCCTTCATGTCCGGCCAAACCCACACCCTCCAGGACCTCAAGGATGCCATCGCGAGCCGCGACAAACACGCGATTGCCGTCAAAGGGCTCTACCTAGCCTTCTACGGCGTTGTTGCCTTCATGGTCGTCTCAGGGCTGCTTCTACGCTTCAAAACGGAATTGGGGCTCTCTAAAGAGCTCTCAGGCCTTCTAAAAGACGGCCATGAGTTCTTCCTCTGGGGCTTTGTCGGATTTGTCGCCCTGCATATCGCGGGCGTGTTCGTCACGGAGCTTCGTGGCGAACACGGGCTTGTCTCGCGCATGATTCACGGCGGCCAGAAGTCTTGA
- a CDS encoding VOC family protein — translation MFDHISIGVSNLERSAAFYEAVLGALGYVVLSGNARSQVYGPAGFKGEAPFAIISHEGVTISPGLHFAFACGSRADVGAFYEAAMSHGGTDDGPPGIRENYNPGYYAAFVLDPDGYRLEAVFHEEVTQPFQSPI, via the coding sequence ATGTTCGACCATATCTCAATTGGCGTCTCGAATCTTGAGCGCTCAGCAGCCTTCTACGAGGCTGTCTTGGGGGCTCTTGGCTACGTTGTATTATCGGGTAATGCTCGGTCTCAGGTCTACGGACCGGCTGGTTTCAAGGGCGAGGCTCCTTTTGCCATTATCTCCCACGAAGGTGTCACCATTTCGCCAGGACTTCATTTCGCTTTTGCGTGTGGAAGTCGGGCGGATGTGGGTGCGTTCTACGAGGCTGCGATGAGCCACGGCGGTACCGACGACGGTCCGCCGGGAATTCGTGAAAACTATAACCCCGGATACTACGCGGCCTTTGTTTTGGATCCCGACGGCTATCGGCTCGAGGCGGTCTTCCACGAAGAGGTCACCCAACCCTTTCAATCCCCGATCTAA